A single region of the Sciurus carolinensis chromosome 16, mSciCar1.2, whole genome shotgun sequence genome encodes:
- the Fhod1 gene encoding FH1/FH2 domain-containing protein 1 isoform X1, which produces MAGGEDRGDGEPVSVVTVRVQYLEDTDPFACANFPEPRRAPTCSLDGALPLSAQIPALHRLLGAPLKLEDCALQVSPSGYYLDPELSLEEQREMLEGFYEEISKGRKPTLILRTQLSVRVNAILEKLYGSSGPELRRSLFSLKQIFQEDKDLVPEFVHSEGLSCLIRVGAAADHNYQSYILRALGQLMLFVDGMLGVVAHSETVQWLYTLCASLSRLVVKTALKLLLVFVEYSENNAPLFIQAVNSVACATGALPWANLVTILEEKNGADPELLVYTVTLINKTLAALPDQDSFYDVTDALEQQGMEALVQRHLGTAGTDVDLRTQLMLYESALRLEDGDLEEAAAAAAAGGRRERRKPSSEEGKRSRRSLEGGGCPMRAPEPGPTGSASPIGPASSTSPAQLISPASSPVGPASGLGTLVNLFPAISVAPSAGSSCERSIYKLHQTAPVWAPESPPVPLSPTGQARLEARFLESVAAAETEKQVALAHGRAETLAGATPDEADGPPGIRELWDSPEPPPAPRTPQSPVPRILLRAQQSLELEPKEPLVPPSPKAEPSKELPTRIPKLCIGDLDFSDLGEDEDQDMLNVESVEAGKGVPPPPPPLPLHSGGPPHPPPPPPPPIKGSCPPPPPLAAPLPRSAPDGPALPTKRKTVKLFWRELKLAGDHGSSGNRFGPCPTLWASLEPVTVDTARLEHLFESRAKDVLPSKKAGEGRRTMTTVLDPKRSNAINIGLTTLPPVHVIKASLLNFDEFAVSKDGIEKLLTMMPTEEERQKIEEAQLANPDVPLGPAENFLMTLASIGGLAARLQLWAFKLDYDSMEREIAEPLFDLKVGMEQLVQNATFRCILATLLAVGNFLNGSQSSGFELSYLEKVSEVKDTVRRQSLLYHLCSLVLQTRPDSSDLYSEIPALTRCAKVDFDQLTENLGQLERRSQAAEENLRSLAKHELAPALRARLTHFLAHCTRRVAMLRVVHRRVYNRFHAFLLYLGYTAQTAREVRIMQFCHTLREFALEYRTCRERVLQQQQKRATYRERNKTRGRMITETEKFSGVAGETPSNPSVPVAVGSGPGRGDADSHASMKSLLTSRPEDTTHGRRSRGMVQSSSPIMPSAGGPSTAPPEESPGSSLPSDTSDEIMDLLVQSVTKSSPRAATARERKRSRGNRKSLRRTLKSGLGDDLVQALGLSKTPGLEV; this is translated from the exons CAAAGGGCGGAAGCCCACTTTGATTCTGCGAACCCAGCTGTCAGTGAGAGTCAACGCTATCTTGG AAAAACTGTATGGGTCCAGTGGCCCTGAGCTCCGCCGTTCCCTCTTCTCACTGAAGCAAATCTTCCAG GAAGACAAGGACCTGGTGCCTGAATTTGTGCACTCAGAAGGACTGAGTTGCCTGATTCGTGTGGGTGCTGCTGCTGACCACAACTACCAAAGCTACATCCTTCGAG CACTGGGCCAGCTGATGCTTTTTGTGGACGGGATGCTGGGGGTGGTAGCCCACAGTGAGACAGTGCAATGGCTGTACACACTGTGTGCCAGTCTG TCCCGCTTGGTGGTGAAGACAGCCTTGAAGCTGCTGCTGGTGTTTGTGGAATACTCTGAAAACAACGCACCGCTTTTCATCCAGGCAGTCAACTCTGTGGCCTGCGCCACCG GTGCTCTTCCCTGGGCTAATCTGGTAACTATCCTGGAAGAGAAGAATGGTGCTGATCCTGAGCTGTTGGTGTATACTGTCACCCTTATCAACAAG ACGCTGGCTGCACTCCCAGATCAGGACTCCTTCTACGACGTGACAGATGCACTGGAGCAGCAGGGCATGGAGGCCCTGGTACAGCGTCACTTGGGCACTGCGGGCACTGATGTCGACCTGCGCACACAGCTTATGCTCTATGAG AGCGCCCTACGATTGGAAGATGGAGACTTGGAAGAAGCAGCAGCCGCTGCAGCTGCAGGTGGTCGGCGGGAGCGACGAAAGCCCTCTTCAGAAGAGGGCAAGAGGAGCCGCCGATCTCTGGAAGGGGGAGGCTGTCCTATGCGTGCCCCAGAACCTGG CCCCACAGGCTCCGCCTCGCCGATAGGCCCCGCCTCTTCCACGAGCCCTGCCCAGCTGATAAGCCCTGCCTCCAGCCCTGTGGGCCCTGCCTCGGGGCTTGGTACCTTGGTGAACCTTTTTCCTGCCATATCCGTGGCGCCCTCAGCCGGCAGCTCCTGTGAGAGGAGCATCTACAA acTTCACCAAACTGCTCCCGTTTG GGCCCCTGAGAGCCCACCCGTCCCCCTGTCCCCTACTGGGCAGGCCAGGCTGGA AGCCCGGTTCCTGGAGAGTGTGGCTGCAGCAGAAACAGAGAAGCAGGTTGCACTGGCCCATGGCCGGGCAGAGACACTGGCTGGGGCCACACCAGATGAGGCGGATGGACCCCCAG GCATCCGGGAACTGTGGGACTCCCCAGAGCCACCCCCTGCACCCAGAACACCCCAGAGCCCGGTCCCTCGAATCCTGCTCCGGGCCCAGCAGAGCCTTGAGCTAGAGCCTAAGGAACCATTGGTGCCACCAAGCCCCAAGGCTGAACCCAGCAAGGAGCTCCCAACTCGTATACCAAAGCTCTGCATTGGGGACTTGGACTTCTCAGATCTAGGGGAGGATGAAGATCAGGACATGTTAAATGTAGAATCTGTGGAGGCCGGGAAAGGGGttccacccccaccacccccacttcCCCTACACTCTGGAGGCCCCCCAcatcctcctcccccaccacccccacccatCAAAGGCTCCTGcccaccccctccacccctgGCTGCCCCTCTTCCCCGCTCAGCACCTGATGGCCCAGCCCTCCCCACCAAGAGGAAGACTGTAAAACTCTTCTGGCGGGAGTTAAAGCTAGCTGGGGACCATGGGAGCTCTGGAAACCGCTTTGGTCCCTGCCCCACGCTGTGGGCCTCCTTGGAGCCTGTCACAGTGGATACAGCCCGGCTGGAACACTTGTTTGAATCCCGAGCCAAGGATGTACTACCCTCCAAG AAAGCTGGTGAGGGCCGCCGGACAATGACCACAGTGCTGGACCCCAAGCGCAGCAACGCCATCAACATTGGCCTAACCACGTTGCCACCTGTGCATGTCATTAAGGCTTCCCTGCTCAATTTTGATGAGTTTGCTGTCAGCAAGGATGGCATTGAG AAGCTACTGACCATGATGCCCACagaggaggagaggcagaagATTGAGGAAGCCCAGCTGGCCAACCCTGATGTACCCCTGGGCCCAGCTGAGAATTTCTTGATGACTCTTGCCTCTATTGGGGGCCTGGCTGCCCGGCTACAACTCTGGGCCTTCAAGCTGGACTATGACAGCATGGAACGG GAAATTGCAGAGCCACTGTTTGACCTGAAAGTGGGAATGGAACAGCTGGTGCAGAATGCCACCTTCCGTTGCATCCTGGCTACCCTGCTGGCTGTGGGCAACTTCCTCAATGGCTCCCAG AGCAGTGGCTTTGAGCTGAGCTACCTGGAGAAGGTGTCTGAGGTGAAGGACACAGTGCGCCGGCAGTCACTGCTGTACCATCTCTGCTCCCTGGTGCTCCAGACCCGACCTGATTCCTCCGACCTCTACTCAGAAATCCCTGCCCTGACCCGCTGCGCCAAG GTGGACTTTGATCAGCTGACAGAGAACCTGGGGCAGCTGGAGCGCCGGAGCCAGGCAGCTGAGGAGAACCTGCGGAGCTTGGCCAAGCATGAACTGGCCCCAGCTCTGCGTGCTCGCCTCACTCACTTCCTGGCCCACTGCACCCGTCGCGTTGCCATGTTGAGGGTAGTGCACCGCCGTGTTTACAACAG GTTTCATGCCTTCCTGCTCTACCTGGGCTACACTGCACAAACAGCCCGCGAAGTGCGCATCATGCAGTTCTGCCACACACTGCGTGAGTTTGCACTAGAGTATCGGACTTGCCGTGAACGGGtactgcagcagcagcagaagcgaGCCACATACCGTGAGCGCAACAAGACCCGGGGACGCATGATCACTGAG ACAGAGAAGTTCTCAGGTGTGGCAGGGGAAACCCCCAGCAATCCATCTGTCCCAGTGGCTGTGGGGAGTGGACCAGGCCGAGGTGATGCTGACAGTCATGCCAGTATGAAGAGTCTATTGACCAGCAGGCCAGAGGATACTACACATGGCCGCCGCAGCAGAG GTATGGTCCAGAGTAGCTCTCCAATCATGCCTTCAGCAGGGGGCCCCTCCACTGCACCCCCTGAAGAATCCCCAGGCTCCAGTTTACCCAGTGACACATCAGATGAGATCATGGACTTGCTAGTACAATCAGTGACCAAGAGCAGTCCCCGAGCAGCTACAGCTCGGGAAAGGAAGCGTTCCCGTGGCAATCGTAAATCTT TGAGAAGAACACTGAAGAGTGGGCTCGGAGATGACCTGGTGCAGGCGCTGGGTCTGAGCAAGACTCCTGGCCTGGAGGTATGA
- the Fhod1 gene encoding FH1/FH2 domain-containing protein 1 isoform X2, translating into MAGGEDRGDGEPVSVVTVRVQYLEDTDPFACANFPEPRRAPTCSLDGALPLSAQIPALHRLLGAPLKLEDCALQVSPSGYYLDPELSLEEQREMLEGFYEEISKGRKPTLILRTQLSVRVNAILEKLYGSSGPELRRSLFSLKQIFQEDKDLVPEFVHSEGLSCLIRVGAAADHNYQSYILRALGQLMLFVDGMLGVVAHSETVQWLYTLCASLSRLVVKTALKLLLVFVEYSENNAPLFIQAVNSVACATGALPWANLVTILEEKNGADPELLVYTVTLINKTLAALPDQDSFYDVTDALEQQGMEALVQRHLGTAGTDVDLRTQLMLYESALRLEDGDLEEAAAAAAAGGRRERRKPSSEEGKRSRRSLEGGGCPMRAPEPGPTGSASPIGPASSTSPAQLISPASSPVGPASGLGTLVNLFPAISVAPSAGSSCERSIYKARFLESVAAAETEKQVALAHGRAETLAGATPDEADGPPGIRELWDSPEPPPAPRTPQSPVPRILLRAQQSLELEPKEPLVPPSPKAEPSKELPTRIPKLCIGDLDFSDLGEDEDQDMLNVESVEAGKGVPPPPPPLPLHSGGPPHPPPPPPPPIKGSCPPPPPLAAPLPRSAPDGPALPTKRKTVKLFWRELKLAGDHGSSGNRFGPCPTLWASLEPVTVDTARLEHLFESRAKDVLPSKKAGEGRRTMTTVLDPKRSNAINIGLTTLPPVHVIKASLLNFDEFAVSKDGIEKLLTMMPTEEERQKIEEAQLANPDVPLGPAENFLMTLASIGGLAARLQLWAFKLDYDSMEREIAEPLFDLKVGMEQLVQNATFRCILATLLAVGNFLNGSQSSGFELSYLEKVSEVKDTVRRQSLLYHLCSLVLQTRPDSSDLYSEIPALTRCAKVDFDQLTENLGQLERRSQAAEENLRSLAKHELAPALRARLTHFLAHCTRRVAMLRVVHRRVYNRFHAFLLYLGYTAQTAREVRIMQFCHTLREFALEYRTCRERVLQQQQKRATYRERNKTRGRMITETEKFSGVAGETPSNPSVPVAVGSGPGRGDADSHASMKSLLTSRPEDTTHGRRSRGMVQSSSPIMPSAGGPSTAPPEESPGSSLPSDTSDEIMDLLVQSVTKSSPRAATARERKRSRGNRKSLRRTLKSGLGDDLVQALGLSKTPGLEV; encoded by the exons CAAAGGGCGGAAGCCCACTTTGATTCTGCGAACCCAGCTGTCAGTGAGAGTCAACGCTATCTTGG AAAAACTGTATGGGTCCAGTGGCCCTGAGCTCCGCCGTTCCCTCTTCTCACTGAAGCAAATCTTCCAG GAAGACAAGGACCTGGTGCCTGAATTTGTGCACTCAGAAGGACTGAGTTGCCTGATTCGTGTGGGTGCTGCTGCTGACCACAACTACCAAAGCTACATCCTTCGAG CACTGGGCCAGCTGATGCTTTTTGTGGACGGGATGCTGGGGGTGGTAGCCCACAGTGAGACAGTGCAATGGCTGTACACACTGTGTGCCAGTCTG TCCCGCTTGGTGGTGAAGACAGCCTTGAAGCTGCTGCTGGTGTTTGTGGAATACTCTGAAAACAACGCACCGCTTTTCATCCAGGCAGTCAACTCTGTGGCCTGCGCCACCG GTGCTCTTCCCTGGGCTAATCTGGTAACTATCCTGGAAGAGAAGAATGGTGCTGATCCTGAGCTGTTGGTGTATACTGTCACCCTTATCAACAAG ACGCTGGCTGCACTCCCAGATCAGGACTCCTTCTACGACGTGACAGATGCACTGGAGCAGCAGGGCATGGAGGCCCTGGTACAGCGTCACTTGGGCACTGCGGGCACTGATGTCGACCTGCGCACACAGCTTATGCTCTATGAG AGCGCCCTACGATTGGAAGATGGAGACTTGGAAGAAGCAGCAGCCGCTGCAGCTGCAGGTGGTCGGCGGGAGCGACGAAAGCCCTCTTCAGAAGAGGGCAAGAGGAGCCGCCGATCTCTGGAAGGGGGAGGCTGTCCTATGCGTGCCCCAGAACCTGG CCCCACAGGCTCCGCCTCGCCGATAGGCCCCGCCTCTTCCACGAGCCCTGCCCAGCTGATAAGCCCTGCCTCCAGCCCTGTGGGCCCTGCCTCGGGGCTTGGTACCTTGGTGAACCTTTTTCCTGCCATATCCGTGGCGCCCTCAGCCGGCAGCTCCTGTGAGAGGAGCATCTACAA AGCCCGGTTCCTGGAGAGTGTGGCTGCAGCAGAAACAGAGAAGCAGGTTGCACTGGCCCATGGCCGGGCAGAGACACTGGCTGGGGCCACACCAGATGAGGCGGATGGACCCCCAG GCATCCGGGAACTGTGGGACTCCCCAGAGCCACCCCCTGCACCCAGAACACCCCAGAGCCCGGTCCCTCGAATCCTGCTCCGGGCCCAGCAGAGCCTTGAGCTAGAGCCTAAGGAACCATTGGTGCCACCAAGCCCCAAGGCTGAACCCAGCAAGGAGCTCCCAACTCGTATACCAAAGCTCTGCATTGGGGACTTGGACTTCTCAGATCTAGGGGAGGATGAAGATCAGGACATGTTAAATGTAGAATCTGTGGAGGCCGGGAAAGGGGttccacccccaccacccccacttcCCCTACACTCTGGAGGCCCCCCAcatcctcctcccccaccacccccacccatCAAAGGCTCCTGcccaccccctccacccctgGCTGCCCCTCTTCCCCGCTCAGCACCTGATGGCCCAGCCCTCCCCACCAAGAGGAAGACTGTAAAACTCTTCTGGCGGGAGTTAAAGCTAGCTGGGGACCATGGGAGCTCTGGAAACCGCTTTGGTCCCTGCCCCACGCTGTGGGCCTCCTTGGAGCCTGTCACAGTGGATACAGCCCGGCTGGAACACTTGTTTGAATCCCGAGCCAAGGATGTACTACCCTCCAAG AAAGCTGGTGAGGGCCGCCGGACAATGACCACAGTGCTGGACCCCAAGCGCAGCAACGCCATCAACATTGGCCTAACCACGTTGCCACCTGTGCATGTCATTAAGGCTTCCCTGCTCAATTTTGATGAGTTTGCTGTCAGCAAGGATGGCATTGAG AAGCTACTGACCATGATGCCCACagaggaggagaggcagaagATTGAGGAAGCCCAGCTGGCCAACCCTGATGTACCCCTGGGCCCAGCTGAGAATTTCTTGATGACTCTTGCCTCTATTGGGGGCCTGGCTGCCCGGCTACAACTCTGGGCCTTCAAGCTGGACTATGACAGCATGGAACGG GAAATTGCAGAGCCACTGTTTGACCTGAAAGTGGGAATGGAACAGCTGGTGCAGAATGCCACCTTCCGTTGCATCCTGGCTACCCTGCTGGCTGTGGGCAACTTCCTCAATGGCTCCCAG AGCAGTGGCTTTGAGCTGAGCTACCTGGAGAAGGTGTCTGAGGTGAAGGACACAGTGCGCCGGCAGTCACTGCTGTACCATCTCTGCTCCCTGGTGCTCCAGACCCGACCTGATTCCTCCGACCTCTACTCAGAAATCCCTGCCCTGACCCGCTGCGCCAAG GTGGACTTTGATCAGCTGACAGAGAACCTGGGGCAGCTGGAGCGCCGGAGCCAGGCAGCTGAGGAGAACCTGCGGAGCTTGGCCAAGCATGAACTGGCCCCAGCTCTGCGTGCTCGCCTCACTCACTTCCTGGCCCACTGCACCCGTCGCGTTGCCATGTTGAGGGTAGTGCACCGCCGTGTTTACAACAG GTTTCATGCCTTCCTGCTCTACCTGGGCTACACTGCACAAACAGCCCGCGAAGTGCGCATCATGCAGTTCTGCCACACACTGCGTGAGTTTGCACTAGAGTATCGGACTTGCCGTGAACGGGtactgcagcagcagcagaagcgaGCCACATACCGTGAGCGCAACAAGACCCGGGGACGCATGATCACTGAG ACAGAGAAGTTCTCAGGTGTGGCAGGGGAAACCCCCAGCAATCCATCTGTCCCAGTGGCTGTGGGGAGTGGACCAGGCCGAGGTGATGCTGACAGTCATGCCAGTATGAAGAGTCTATTGACCAGCAGGCCAGAGGATACTACACATGGCCGCCGCAGCAGAG GTATGGTCCAGAGTAGCTCTCCAATCATGCCTTCAGCAGGGGGCCCCTCCACTGCACCCCCTGAAGAATCCCCAGGCTCCAGTTTACCCAGTGACACATCAGATGAGATCATGGACTTGCTAGTACAATCAGTGACCAAGAGCAGTCCCCGAGCAGCTACAGCTCGGGAAAGGAAGCGTTCCCGTGGCAATCGTAAATCTT TGAGAAGAACACTGAAGAGTGGGCTCGGAGATGACCTGGTGCAGGCGCTGGGTCTGAGCAAGACTCCTGGCCTGGAGGTATGA
- the Fhod1 gene encoding FH1/FH2 domain-containing protein 1 isoform X3 has product MLEGFYEEISKGRKPTLILRTQLSVRVNAILEKLYGSSGPELRRSLFSLKQIFQEDKDLVPEFVHSEGLSCLIRVGAAADHNYQSYILRALGQLMLFVDGMLGVVAHSETVQWLYTLCASLSRLVVKTALKLLLVFVEYSENNAPLFIQAVNSVACATGALPWANLVTILEEKNGADPELLVYTVTLINKTLAALPDQDSFYDVTDALEQQGMEALVQRHLGTAGTDVDLRTQLMLYESALRLEDGDLEEAAAAAAAGGRRERRKPSSEEGKRSRRSLEGGGCPMRAPEPGPTGSASPIGPASSTSPAQLISPASSPVGPASGLGTLVNLFPAISVAPSAGSSCERSIYKLHQTAPVWAPESPPVPLSPTGQARLEARFLESVAAAETEKQVALAHGRAETLAGATPDEADGPPGIRELWDSPEPPPAPRTPQSPVPRILLRAQQSLELEPKEPLVPPSPKAEPSKELPTRIPKLCIGDLDFSDLGEDEDQDMLNVESVEAGKGVPPPPPPLPLHSGGPPHPPPPPPPPIKGSCPPPPPLAAPLPRSAPDGPALPTKRKTVKLFWRELKLAGDHGSSGNRFGPCPTLWASLEPVTVDTARLEHLFESRAKDVLPSKKAGEGRRTMTTVLDPKRSNAINIGLTTLPPVHVIKASLLNFDEFAVSKDGIEKLLTMMPTEEERQKIEEAQLANPDVPLGPAENFLMTLASIGGLAARLQLWAFKLDYDSMEREIAEPLFDLKVGMEQLVQNATFRCILATLLAVGNFLNGSQSSGFELSYLEKVSEVKDTVRRQSLLYHLCSLVLQTRPDSSDLYSEIPALTRCAKVDFDQLTENLGQLERRSQAAEENLRSLAKHELAPALRARLTHFLAHCTRRVAMLRVVHRRVYNRFHAFLLYLGYTAQTAREVRIMQFCHTLREFALEYRTCRERVLQQQQKRATYRERNKTRGRMITETEKFSGVAGETPSNPSVPVAVGSGPGRGDADSHASMKSLLTSRPEDTTHGRRSRGMVQSSSPIMPSAGGPSTAPPEESPGSSLPSDTSDEIMDLLVQSVTKSSPRAATARERKRSRGNRKSLRRTLKSGLGDDLVQALGLSKTPGLEV; this is encoded by the exons CAAAGGGCGGAAGCCCACTTTGATTCTGCGAACCCAGCTGTCAGTGAGAGTCAACGCTATCTTGG AAAAACTGTATGGGTCCAGTGGCCCTGAGCTCCGCCGTTCCCTCTTCTCACTGAAGCAAATCTTCCAG GAAGACAAGGACCTGGTGCCTGAATTTGTGCACTCAGAAGGACTGAGTTGCCTGATTCGTGTGGGTGCTGCTGCTGACCACAACTACCAAAGCTACATCCTTCGAG CACTGGGCCAGCTGATGCTTTTTGTGGACGGGATGCTGGGGGTGGTAGCCCACAGTGAGACAGTGCAATGGCTGTACACACTGTGTGCCAGTCTG TCCCGCTTGGTGGTGAAGACAGCCTTGAAGCTGCTGCTGGTGTTTGTGGAATACTCTGAAAACAACGCACCGCTTTTCATCCAGGCAGTCAACTCTGTGGCCTGCGCCACCG GTGCTCTTCCCTGGGCTAATCTGGTAACTATCCTGGAAGAGAAGAATGGTGCTGATCCTGAGCTGTTGGTGTATACTGTCACCCTTATCAACAAG ACGCTGGCTGCACTCCCAGATCAGGACTCCTTCTACGACGTGACAGATGCACTGGAGCAGCAGGGCATGGAGGCCCTGGTACAGCGTCACTTGGGCACTGCGGGCACTGATGTCGACCTGCGCACACAGCTTATGCTCTATGAG AGCGCCCTACGATTGGAAGATGGAGACTTGGAAGAAGCAGCAGCCGCTGCAGCTGCAGGTGGTCGGCGGGAGCGACGAAAGCCCTCTTCAGAAGAGGGCAAGAGGAGCCGCCGATCTCTGGAAGGGGGAGGCTGTCCTATGCGTGCCCCAGAACCTGG CCCCACAGGCTCCGCCTCGCCGATAGGCCCCGCCTCTTCCACGAGCCCTGCCCAGCTGATAAGCCCTGCCTCCAGCCCTGTGGGCCCTGCCTCGGGGCTTGGTACCTTGGTGAACCTTTTTCCTGCCATATCCGTGGCGCCCTCAGCCGGCAGCTCCTGTGAGAGGAGCATCTACAA acTTCACCAAACTGCTCCCGTTTG GGCCCCTGAGAGCCCACCCGTCCCCCTGTCCCCTACTGGGCAGGCCAGGCTGGA AGCCCGGTTCCTGGAGAGTGTGGCTGCAGCAGAAACAGAGAAGCAGGTTGCACTGGCCCATGGCCGGGCAGAGACACTGGCTGGGGCCACACCAGATGAGGCGGATGGACCCCCAG GCATCCGGGAACTGTGGGACTCCCCAGAGCCACCCCCTGCACCCAGAACACCCCAGAGCCCGGTCCCTCGAATCCTGCTCCGGGCCCAGCAGAGCCTTGAGCTAGAGCCTAAGGAACCATTGGTGCCACCAAGCCCCAAGGCTGAACCCAGCAAGGAGCTCCCAACTCGTATACCAAAGCTCTGCATTGGGGACTTGGACTTCTCAGATCTAGGGGAGGATGAAGATCAGGACATGTTAAATGTAGAATCTGTGGAGGCCGGGAAAGGGGttccacccccaccacccccacttcCCCTACACTCTGGAGGCCCCCCAcatcctcctcccccaccacccccacccatCAAAGGCTCCTGcccaccccctccacccctgGCTGCCCCTCTTCCCCGCTCAGCACCTGATGGCCCAGCCCTCCCCACCAAGAGGAAGACTGTAAAACTCTTCTGGCGGGAGTTAAAGCTAGCTGGGGACCATGGGAGCTCTGGAAACCGCTTTGGTCCCTGCCCCACGCTGTGGGCCTCCTTGGAGCCTGTCACAGTGGATACAGCCCGGCTGGAACACTTGTTTGAATCCCGAGCCAAGGATGTACTACCCTCCAAG AAAGCTGGTGAGGGCCGCCGGACAATGACCACAGTGCTGGACCCCAAGCGCAGCAACGCCATCAACATTGGCCTAACCACGTTGCCACCTGTGCATGTCATTAAGGCTTCCCTGCTCAATTTTGATGAGTTTGCTGTCAGCAAGGATGGCATTGAG AAGCTACTGACCATGATGCCCACagaggaggagaggcagaagATTGAGGAAGCCCAGCTGGCCAACCCTGATGTACCCCTGGGCCCAGCTGAGAATTTCTTGATGACTCTTGCCTCTATTGGGGGCCTGGCTGCCCGGCTACAACTCTGGGCCTTCAAGCTGGACTATGACAGCATGGAACGG GAAATTGCAGAGCCACTGTTTGACCTGAAAGTGGGAATGGAACAGCTGGTGCAGAATGCCACCTTCCGTTGCATCCTGGCTACCCTGCTGGCTGTGGGCAACTTCCTCAATGGCTCCCAG AGCAGTGGCTTTGAGCTGAGCTACCTGGAGAAGGTGTCTGAGGTGAAGGACACAGTGCGCCGGCAGTCACTGCTGTACCATCTCTGCTCCCTGGTGCTCCAGACCCGACCTGATTCCTCCGACCTCTACTCAGAAATCCCTGCCCTGACCCGCTGCGCCAAG GTGGACTTTGATCAGCTGACAGAGAACCTGGGGCAGCTGGAGCGCCGGAGCCAGGCAGCTGAGGAGAACCTGCGGAGCTTGGCCAAGCATGAACTGGCCCCAGCTCTGCGTGCTCGCCTCACTCACTTCCTGGCCCACTGCACCCGTCGCGTTGCCATGTTGAGGGTAGTGCACCGCCGTGTTTACAACAG GTTTCATGCCTTCCTGCTCTACCTGGGCTACACTGCACAAACAGCCCGCGAAGTGCGCATCATGCAGTTCTGCCACACACTGCGTGAGTTTGCACTAGAGTATCGGACTTGCCGTGAACGGGtactgcagcagcagcagaagcgaGCCACATACCGTGAGCGCAACAAGACCCGGGGACGCATGATCACTGAG ACAGAGAAGTTCTCAGGTGTGGCAGGGGAAACCCCCAGCAATCCATCTGTCCCAGTGGCTGTGGGGAGTGGACCAGGCCGAGGTGATGCTGACAGTCATGCCAGTATGAAGAGTCTATTGACCAGCAGGCCAGAGGATACTACACATGGCCGCCGCAGCAGAG GTATGGTCCAGAGTAGCTCTCCAATCATGCCTTCAGCAGGGGGCCCCTCCACTGCACCCCCTGAAGAATCCCCAGGCTCCAGTTTACCCAGTGACACATCAGATGAGATCATGGACTTGCTAGTACAATCAGTGACCAAGAGCAGTCCCCGAGCAGCTACAGCTCGGGAAAGGAAGCGTTCCCGTGGCAATCGTAAATCTT TGAGAAGAACACTGAAGAGTGGGCTCGGAGATGACCTGGTGCAGGCGCTGGGTCTGAGCAAGACTCCTGGCCTGGAGGTATGA
- the Tmem208 gene encoding transmembrane protein 208, with the protein MAPKGKVGTRGKKQIFEENRETLKFYLRIILGANAIYCLVTLVVFYSSASFWAWMALGFSLAVYGASYHSMSSMARAAFSEDGALMDGGMDLNMEQGMAEHLKDVILLTAIVQVLSCFSLYIWSFWLLAPGRALYLLWVNVLGPWFTADSGTPAPEHNEKRQRRQERRQMKRL; encoded by the exons ATGGCG CCCAAGGGCAAAGTGGGCACAAGAGGGAAGAAACAGATATTTGAAGAGAACAGAGAGACCCTAAAGTTCTACCTGCGGATCATACTGGGGGCCAAT GCGATTTACTGCCTTGTGACTTTGGTTGTCTTCTACTCATCTGCCTCATTTTGGGCCTGG ATGGCCCTTGGCTTTAGTTTGGCAGTATATGGGGCCAGCTACCACTCTATGAGCTCGATGGCTCGGGCAGCCTTCTCTGAGGATGGGGCCTTGATGGATGGTGGCATGGACCTCAACATGGAACAGGGCATGGCAGA GCACCTTAAGGATGTGATTCTGCTGACAGCCATTGTGCAGGTGCTGAGCTGCTTCTCCCTGTACATCTGGTCCTTTTGGCTTCTG GCTCCAGGCCGGGCCCTTTATCTCTTATGGGTGAATGTGCTAGGCCCCTGGTTCACAGCAGACAGTGGCACCCCAGCACCGGAGCACAACGAGAAACGGCAGCGCCGACAGGAGCGGCGGCAGATGAAGCGGCTATAA